The sequence gtccgggtcgacgacgggctgcctcctcaccaagctacgcgtcccggaaggtagcacctcccagtaccagccaggtggagcccagtctcggacatggccccGATAATCAAGaaagcctcctccgccgagtcgacgacgaggatgcgggccaggcatcgtcgacgtcgagaacaaatgcttaattatgaaaacaaattaataaacacttagcaaaattcggcatgacctttgctaaaaacaggacatatcgagtgcctgaaatttgccatAACGTAGAAatatggcaaaacataggccactcagaaaaatatgacatgttcaaaatatgacatgtccactgcaaatttgcatataacaggaaatattgctttaactaaaaaataacaacaattgctttaactaaataaATACCTAGAATTTGtcaactacacctaaaacaactaaaacacctagaaTTATGTTAAacacacctaaaacacctaaattctattaactacacctaattaaaaacctagatAAATTTCTGTCCTAATTTTAAAACCTAGATAAATTTATGTCCTAATTTAAAAACCTAGCTaatttaaaaacctagggttcatacaaactaactagggttcatactacctaatatgtcctagctagggttcgatcataacctacattattctaagaacctacattttttcaactatataggattcaaaataactactctctaataattataactagggagggagggaggaggaggaggaaggaggaaggaggaggaggaaggagggaggagtacctctcggtggaagagggccggtgcgggggggggggggggagggggaggatgACCGGCGTGGGGGAGGTGGGGGAGGGCGGCTGGCATaggacacggggggggggggggcggagcgggGGATTGAGGGGCGCATGAGTGTGAGCGTGTGAGtgcgagagtgagtgagagagaggggcaCGCGCAGGGGCCGGAGGGAGTAATCAGAGGTGGGCTTAGCAGCAGCGTGGGGGAGGaggcccagcgctatagctaaagctGCAACAGGGGGCCGAGTGCTTGGTCCACTAACATCAGCACTGGCCTggaaaacacgcgctactgctaacgtgcGCTTGCAGCACTGGTTTtggccggcgctactgctaagtagctgTAGCTTGGGGTAtataaccaacgctactgctaaatgtctacctataagcattttcctagtagtggggcgtccccggcgcaaagggttcggcctgggtccgccgacgcCAAATTTGGCCATAACCGGCGTAAATTGTGCTTCTGGGGGGGCGGGGCGTGTGGGACGATGTATAGACGCCAGCGATAAAAAAGACCTTGGGGGGCTTGTTGGGgtgcggttggagatgctcttagacctctctctctctcaaagcattaCGCAGGGTGTCGCAATGTTCTCGGTGGATGGAAAAGTTACTCTGGTGTATAATTTACCCACATGAACAAAAGAACTAAAAGGAAATAAACATTAAAATTGAAAAGGAAAATAAATTCAAAGTGGAACCCAAAAAATATGTATATAAGAAATAAAAGAGGTAAACTCGCCCTATTTGGCGAGTCCATGCTTCACACGTGTGTGCGTGTGTTTACAATGTTCATGTCCGCCAAGTCCAGCTAATTATCACGTGGACGTGTGGAGATGTGTCTTCGGTGGATTTGTCTTTGGTGTATCTACTCGGATTTGGTAGTTGctcgtctatgttcgtgtgtgtttaggttggatcctttcgatccaCGCTACTCTTCATCGGTGACAGTTGTTGTTCTATCGCGATGATCCTATGGGGCCTCAGCACAACgagtctactacaacaagttttaccCGGCTCCGACGAGGGTGGGCAATGACGCactccaattttattttattttgactaCCACGTAGTTGTAATTAATTTGTTcgaactaattaaccatgcatgtTGCATGCAGCTCGTCGCCCAGGGAGGTGTGGAGCTACATCGACTTCAACCACCCAACCACCTTCCAAACCCTAGCCATGGACCCCGCCAAGAAGCAGATGATCATGGACGACCTCGATGACTTCCGCAACAGCAAGGACTACTACCGCCGAATTGGCAAGGCGTGGAAGCGGGGCTACCTTCTATACGGCCCTCCCGGCACCGGCAAGTCCACCATGATTGCCGCCATGGCCAACTACCTCAACTACGACATCTACGACATCGAGCTCACCACCCTAAGCACCAATAGTGACCTTCGTAAGCTCTTCATCGAGATCACCGGCAAGTCGATTATCGTCATCGAGGACATCGACTGCTCCCTCGACCTCACCGGTAATCGTGCCAGAAAAGGTCGACGGCGAGGACCACAAGCAGACGATGCCCATGATTATGCCGATCCTAATAGTCTGACTTTGTCTGGCCTACTCAATTTCATTGATGGCCTTTGGTCGGCGCATAGCGGTGAGAGGATCATCGTGTTCACCACAAACTATGTCGGCGAGCTTGACCCTGCATTGATCCGCAGGGGACGGATGGACATGCACATGGAGATGTCGTACCTAAAGTTTGAGGCGTTCAAGACGCTGGCCATGAACTACCTCCAAATGGAAGCACACCCGCTATTCGACACCATCAAGGAGCTGTTGGACGAGGTGGAGATTGCCCCAGCAGATGTCGCCGAGTGTCTGATGGTGTCGAGACGCACAGACCGTGATGCACAGGCTTGCCTGGACCGCTTGATTGGTGAGCTCAAGATGAAGAAAGAGGAAACCAAGGACATAAACAATAAGAAGGTCAAGACCAATAAGCATAGAAAGAAGGCAAAGACCAAAGCCAATGCAAAGAGGAAGGCTGAAGCCGAGAAAGAAAAGGTCGAAAAGGCAGCATCCGAGGACGATAACAAGAAGACCAATGACAACacggagaagaaggccacagacgtagaggaggagaagaaggtcaTCCAGGAAGATTAAATAAGAGATATGGATGCGCAAGACAAAAGTCAAGGATGCCTTAGCCAATGAAACAAGTTATATACTGTTTACAAAACTATATATTTAATCATTTACTGTATGTCGGTGAAAGCTGTGATTCCGGGACGAATTTAATCTAGTACCAATCTATATATTGTCTTGTGTCAAAAAAATTATATCATGTAGTGCTAATTAGTAATTGGGAGCGTGTGATGTGAAATGCATTTGATTGCGTAAGTAGAGTAAAAAGAGTTAGAGTACTAATTATTTTTGTTCACATATGTTCGTTTGCTGTTTGCATAAGGTTGCAAGAGGTGCTAAAGATTGAAGCTATCATGCAATTACAATTATGTCTTTGGATCATGGTGGGCACATCCTGGGTTACCGGCTGTAACTGGATTCAGCGagactagtagaaaagggggcaatggtccaggccggtccagcccattagtcccggttcaatccagaaccgggaccaatgggggcattggacccggttcttgagccccgggggccggccgggccacgtgggccattggtcccggttcgtctggaccttttggtcccggttggcgggacaaaccgggaccaatgtgccttgctcctggcccaccaccattggtcccggttggggggatgaaccgggaccaaaggcttccctttagtcccggttcatgccacgaaccgggaccaattaattgcctatatataccccgcgagcagagcactcttaCTGCTctatttttcgtggccggcgaggagagagctttgtgttgctctagctcatctcctatgcacacgaggtgttcgatggaatgcccgagccacactacttaagctttctcctctccaagctccacctccaagctccatttttttcaatatttgtctaggtttagcggtccgtcacgtcccgtccccgtcttcaccgccgtcgatcgcccgcgtcgccggcaccaccgtggtgagcctcttgttcttatcttctttctgaaaggaaaaaaaactcttacttgtatgtttatatagatacttgtataattttcttacttttagtattgcatcttatatagtgcgatggttttggtatccgcccccgtcggcccttgtcctgtctatgattcagatgtggtatatattatcttttcataactattggttcatttattgtttatgacaattatgccgaccaacgtgacatagattttatttatctaggaggttgttgaaccggaaattccaaccgaccctattgtcgagaggttaaatttagttgaagaagaaaacaattttttgaaggaaaaaattagaaaaattgaggaggagaagatgatattggagttgcatgttgcggatgtcgtcgatgatcacaagatcaagatggatgcaatgcgcttgaagattagaaagattagaaaatatgccattcatactgaggcttggtatcattatgccgttggatcagttgttacattggttgcgattatgatcgcatttgttttcgcattgaaatgttttacatagtttcggtgtatggtttaattaatttagatgctctgtggagctttatgttgttagatgagaactatgtatgtactttggttttaatgtgatgatgaacttctattaatttagtcacttaattatataatgcacgcagatgaaccggcaatggatgtacggttcaagacacacctccgagtacattaagggcatgcatgattttctcgaagtggctgaggcaaacaagcagaatggttttatgtgttgtccatgccctgtatgtgggaatacgaagtcttactctgaccggaaagtcctccacacccacctgctttacaagggtttcatgccacactataatgtttggacgacgcacggagaaataggggttatgatggaagatggcgaagaagaagagtacgatgacaactatgtgccccctgaatacggtgatgctcctaaagatcaagaggaaccagacgatgtgcacgatgatgctgcaacgggcgatgTTGCTGaggatcaagaggaaccagacgatgtgcccgatgatgatgatctccgccgggtcattgtcgatgcaaggacgcaatgtgaaagtcaaaaggagaagctgaagttcggtcgcatgctagaggaccacaaaaaagggttgtaccccaattgcgaagatggcaacacaaagctgggtaccgtactggaattgctgcagtgcaaggcagagaatgctgtgcctgacaaaggatttgagaagctacttaaaatattgaagaagaagcttccaaaggataacgaattgcccgacagtacgtacgcagcaaagaaggtcgtatgccctctaggattggaggtgcagaagatacatgcatgccctaatgactgcatcctctaccgcggtgcgtacaaggatctgaacgcatgcccggtatgcggtgcattacggtataagatcagacgagatgaccctggtgatgttgacggcgagccccccaggaagagggttcctgcgaaggtaatgtggtatgctcctataataccacggttgaaacgtctgttcagaaatggagagcatgccaagttgatgcgatggcacagtgaggaccgtaagaaagacgggaagttgagagcacccgctgacgggtcgcagtggagaaaaatcgagagaaagtactgggatgagtttgcaagtgagccaaggaacgtatggtttgctttaagtgcggatggcattaatcctttcggggagcagagcagcaatcacagcacctggcccgtcactctatgtaagtataaccttcctccttggatgtgcatgaagcggaagttcattatgatgccagttctcatccaaggccctaagcaacccggcaatgacattgatgtgtacctaaggccattagttgaagaacttttagagctgtggaatggaaacggtgtacgtacgtgggatgagcacaaacaggaggaatttaacctaaaggcgttgctgttcgtgaccatcaacgattggcccgctctcagtaacctttcaggacagacaaacaagggataccatgcatgcacgcactgtttacttgacaccgatagtatatacctggcaagctgcaggaagaatgtgtacctgggccatcgtcgatttcttccgaccaaccatcaatgtcgaaagaaaggcaagcatttcaaaggcgaggcagatcaccggaagaagcccgccatgcgtaccggtgatcacgtacttgctatggtcaatgatttacacgtaatctttggaaagggtcccggcggactagctgttccgagtgacgctgggggacacgcacccatgtggaagaagaaatctatatt comes from Triticum aestivum cultivar Chinese Spring chromosome 5B, IWGSC CS RefSeq v2.1, whole genome shotgun sequence and encodes:
- the LOC123115019 gene encoding AAA-ATPase At3g28510-like produces the protein MHVACSSSPREVWSYIDFNHPTTFQTLAMDPAKKQMIMDDLDDFRNSKDYYRRIGKAWKRGYLLYGPPGTGKSTMIAAMANYLNYDIYDIELTTLSTNSDLRKLFIEITGKSIIVIEDIDCSLDLTGNRARKGRRRGPQADDAHDYADPNSLTLSGLLNFIDGLWSAHSGERIIVFTTNYVGELDPALIRRGRMDMHMEMSYLKFEAFKTLAMNYLQMEAHPLFDTIKELLDEVEIAPADVAECLMVSRRTDRDAQACLDRLIGELKMKKEETKDINNKKVKTNKHRKKAKTKANAKRKAEAEKEKVEKAASEDDNKKTNDNTEKKATDVEEEKKVIQED